The following proteins are co-located in the Acidobacteriota bacterium genome:
- a CDS encoding aminotransferase class I/II-fold pyridoxal phosphate-dependent enzyme has translation MLQMEPSKMRELAHHVVEILIERSVRLPSERVWEGDFKDALVHQLDEDPPETGRPPREVIDRAAQDVLNNTLRLDHPRSFGFVPTCPTWPGVLADFMASGFNVNVPTWLVASGPSQIEEVVIGWFRQWFGLPKGAGGLMTSGGASAALHALVAAREAAGNPERPVAYMSDESHSVQLRAARIVGITPDRIRVLPADRSGRIDPGELAEAVAADRSSGCTPMVVCANAGTPSRAAVDPLPALADICAAERMWLHIDAAYAGFAILAPRGAAALEGIDRADSISADPHKLLFQPYEAGCILVRDVGALERAFSIRHDVLQDSVWGAKHANMADYGIQLSRGFRALKIWMSIQTFGMAAFRAAIENGLDLTTRAAEYVRESRSLELMSESLGIVCFRVNPGGVSEDALAGMNRRVLANMFWDGQSFLSSTMVNKQFVLRLCIVNHSTTWDDVRETLEAVERFATEVSD, from the coding sequence ATGTTGCAGATGGAACCGTCGAAGATGCGCGAACTTGCGCACCATGTAGTCGAAATACTGATAGAACGGAGTGTGCGCCTGCCAAGCGAGAGGGTGTGGGAGGGCGACTTCAAGGACGCCCTGGTTCATCAGTTGGACGAAGACCCGCCGGAAACCGGCCGGCCGCCCCGGGAGGTAATCGACCGGGCAGCGCAGGACGTGCTGAACAATACGTTGAGACTCGATCATCCGAGGTCGTTCGGCTTCGTGCCGACCTGCCCGACATGGCCGGGCGTGCTGGCCGACTTCATGGCGTCCGGGTTCAACGTCAACGTGCCAACCTGGCTCGTAGCGAGCGGCCCGAGCCAGATCGAAGAAGTCGTCATCGGTTGGTTCCGACAGTGGTTCGGACTGCCGAAAGGGGCGGGTGGGCTGATGACCAGCGGCGGGGCTTCGGCGGCGCTCCACGCGCTCGTGGCTGCGCGCGAGGCGGCCGGCAATCCGGAGCGCCCGGTCGCCTACATGAGCGACGAAAGTCACAGCGTACAGCTCCGGGCCGCGCGGATCGTGGGCATCACGCCGGATCGGATTCGGGTGCTCCCGGCCGACAGGTCGGGCCGGATCGATCCGGGCGAGCTTGCGGAAGCCGTCGCCGCGGACCGATCGTCCGGGTGCACGCCGATGGTCGTTTGCGCGAACGCCGGCACGCCCAGCCGCGCGGCGGTCGACCCGCTGCCGGCACTGGCAGACATCTGCGCTGCTGAGCGAATGTGGCTTCACATCGATGCGGCCTATGCCGGTTTCGCGATCCTGGCCCCGCGCGGCGCCGCGGCGCTCGAGGGAATCGATCGGGCGGACTCGATCAGCGCCGACCCGCACAAGTTGCTGTTCCAGCCCTACGAGGCCGGTTGTATCCTGGTTCGCGATGTCGGTGCCCTTGAGCGCGCCTTCTCGATTCGACACGACGTGTTGCAGGATTCGGTATGGGGCGCCAAGCACGCCAACATGGCGGACTACGGCATCCAATTGAGCCGCGGTTTCCGCGCTTTGAAAATCTGGATGTCGATTCAGACTTTCGGGATGGCAGCGTTCCGCGCGGCGATCGAGAACGGGCTCGATCTGACGACTCGGGCTGCGGAGTACGTCAGAGAGAGCCGCTCGCTGGAGTTGATGTCGGAGTCGCTCGGGATCGTGTGCTTTCGTGTCAACCCCGGGGGCGTCAGCGAGGACGCGCTGGCCGGCATGAACCGGAGGGTGCTGGCGAACATGTTCTGGGACGGGCAGTCGTTCCTGTCGTCCACGATGGTCAACAAGCAATTTGTCCTGCGGCTGTGTATCGTGAATCACAGCACGACGTGGGATGACGTGCGGGAGACGCTTGAAGCGGTTGAGCGCTTCGCCACCGAAGTAAGCGATTAG
- a CDS encoding PQQ-like beta-propeller repeat protein gives MAHPRSSWHKFDSAIAAGWFAVLVLGPAPSISAADARDWPQWQGRGRAGVWSSVQLPRRLDPGAVERLWSAEVGGGFSGVVVVGNRVLTMDRVGPGEEERVLCLDRKDGSLLWTHSYPAPYGDLDWGKGPRATPAVDGGEVFTLGAVGRVTCLSLSDGKPRWSLDLQKRFGGKQPTWGHSASPLVVEDLVYLQAGGQAGATVVALDRQTGRQRWRALEDRPGYSSPVMARVGSTRQLLVWTADRLVALDPRTGKEIWGVPFRTSSYDVAIISPVFDGSRLFVSGYWDGALACGLRHGQGPEELWRSRRLSCLMSTPLWSGDHLYVLDKRDGLLCVHWPTGKVVWSDKHRLTPKGRNPHAALVWAGEGRSGKNAGGSAVAVNAVGELVLLNLSPERFEDRGRAKIIEGGDAPVWAHPAFSGQEVFVRSQKELVCARVSP, from the coding sequence TTGGCGCATCCGAGGTCGAGCTGGCACAAGTTCGATTCGGCCATTGCAGCCGGGTGGTTCGCGGTACTTGTCCTGGGTCCCGCCCCGTCCATCTCCGCCGCCGATGCCCGGGATTGGCCTCAATGGCAGGGTCGGGGCCGCGCCGGGGTGTGGTCTTCGGTCCAACTGCCGCGGCGGCTCGACCCGGGTGCGGTCGAAAGGCTCTGGAGCGCCGAAGTCGGCGGCGGTTTTTCGGGCGTGGTGGTAGTCGGGAACCGGGTGCTCACCATGGACCGGGTTGGGCCAGGGGAGGAGGAACGGGTGCTCTGCCTGGACCGCAAGGACGGCTCCCTCCTATGGACCCACAGCTATCCGGCACCCTACGGGGACCTGGATTGGGGCAAGGGTCCCCGGGCCACCCCCGCGGTCGATGGCGGGGAGGTCTTTACCCTGGGAGCCGTGGGCCGGGTTACCTGTCTCAGCCTCTCGGACGGCAAGCCGCGCTGGAGCCTGGATCTTCAGAAGCGCTTCGGCGGGAAACAACCGACCTGGGGACACTCTGCCTCGCCTCTGGTCGTGGAGGACCTGGTCTACCTGCAGGCCGGAGGGCAGGCCGGCGCCACCGTGGTGGCCCTGGATCGCCAAACGGGCCGGCAACGCTGGCGCGCCCTGGAGGACCGTCCCGGATATTCCTCCCCAGTCATGGCCAGAGTCGGATCAACCAGGCAACTGCTGGTGTGGACGGCCGATCGCCTGGTGGCTCTCGACCCACGGACGGGGAAGGAGATCTGGGGAGTGCCCTTCCGAACCAGCAGCTACGACGTGGCCATCATTTCTCCGGTGTTCGACGGCAGCCGGTTGTTTGTCTCGGGCTACTGGGACGGTGCCCTGGCCTGCGGCTTGCGGCACGGTCAAGGTCCTGAAGAGCTGTGGAGGTCGCGAAGGTTGAGTTGCCTGATGTCGACGCCGCTCTGGTCCGGGGACCATCTTTACGTTCTGGACAAGCGGGACGGCCTGTTATGCGTCCATTGGCCCACTGGGAAGGTGGTCTGGTCCGACAAGCACCGCCTGACGCCCAAGGGGAGGAACCCTCACGCGGCCCTGGTATGGGCGGGGGAGGGCCGTTCCGGCAAAAATGCCGGGGGATCGGCCGTGGCCGTCAACGCTGTGGGCGAGCTGGTGCTTCTGAACCTGAGCCCCGAGAGGTTCGAAGACCGGGGGCGGGCAAAGATCATCGAAGGGGGGGATGCGCCCGTTTGGGCACACCCGGCATTTTCGGGCCAGGAGGTGTTCGTTCGCAGCCAAAAGGAGCTGGTCTGCGCCCGGGTATCCCCCTGA
- a CDS encoding DUF1553 domain-containing protein: MPTRILLLSILMAVATAAAGQISEPAGIEFFEKEIRPLLVEHCQVCHGPRLQQGGLRLDSAEFLRQGGLSGPAVVPGQVKQSRLIQLVRGSGDLQMPPTGPLSENQVAALERWVRDGAVWPEPQVAALERWVRDGAVWPEPQVAALERWVRDGAVWPEPQVAALERWVRDGAVWPEPRAVRRQRAERPSRVVARSPADRELAAGLQVWLKADAIQLKEEERLKSWQDAGGRGNHWRVSAVEGLSGEAAAPEWIEESRVHGKPALRFDGKSRLEGPDSLLSREAKSSGTVFAVARFESPDKSGEADGSIATPGDNRPWIVARTRRPGTANGAVRYYLNGKESDGSPAVQSLLNQVASGRISFRGDLAEVILYDTARTEAEQRSLEAYLGEKYDILLPWNPEETVAEFTEEEKYFWAFQPVTPGETPAVLEQAWPRTWLDRFILAGLEAKGLRPAPPADRRTLIRRLTFNLLGLPPEPREVETFVNDPSPHAYANLVERLLDSPHYGERWARHWLDVVRYADTTAHDGNYIMRFAYRYRDYVVRAFNQDKPYDRFILEQLAGDLLAGDADWRAFRDRMVATGFLVLGPKALAEQDKEKFLFDVADEQIDVTGRAFLGLTLACSRCHDHKFDPIPTADYYSLAAIFKGTRTMADLEFASKWQEWSLMSELRKRYPDRFPAPVPSLAPLGEASQSSTKCEATADKAIDGVFNNRQETGESDASPWWEVKLAGSGPIGMVVLWNRVDAEFKRLSNFRVSVLTDARQEVWNQDFFPEGPDAEEFPTPAEGFRICPPQGTTGRIVRVELLGPREEETAYLHMAEVEVFAAGDCSRPPADPLTVMAVKDGGSTPMRIMVRGNHRNPGKLVPRRFLQILDEGPNGIVDSDQSGRLELARFIASPDNPLTARVMVNRIWQWHFGTGLVASSDNFGTLGDRPSHPELLDRLAAYFVESGWSIKQLHRLILNSSAYRMQSGVSNPAAEVADAGNRLLWRFPRRRLEAEALRDAILALSGRLDRTMGGSIFDYKGKSAVDDYYRGLFSAGKGGYGFDAYRSGRRSLYLPVVRNQLFPMFQLFDFADSNAVTSRRGDSTVAPQALFLMNSPFVMEQARHFAEDLLSRETADDRERVDLAHRKVLARPPSDHETRQALAYLAAYPRVQEAGQAEEAEARREAWASYCQLLFGLNEFMYIE, translated from the coding sequence ATGCCGACTCGTATCCTGCTGCTTTCGATCCTGATGGCCGTGGCCACGGCCGCCGCGGGTCAAATATCGGAACCTGCCGGGATCGAGTTCTTCGAAAAAGAGATCCGCCCCCTGCTGGTGGAGCACTGCCAGGTGTGCCACGGACCCCGGCTGCAGCAGGGAGGCCTGCGTCTGGATTCAGCCGAGTTTCTGCGTCAGGGTGGCCTCTCGGGACCGGCGGTGGTGCCGGGCCAAGTGAAACAGAGCCGCCTGATTCAGTTGGTGCGGGGTTCCGGGGACCTGCAAATGCCTCCCACCGGACCTCTGTCGGAGAACCAGGTCGCCGCCCTGGAGCGGTGGGTTCGAGACGGCGCCGTCTGGCCCGAGCCCCAGGTCGCCGCCCTGGAGCGGTGGGTTCGAGACGGCGCCGTCTGGCCCGAGCCCCAGGTCGCCGCCCTGGAGCGGTGGGTTCGAGACGGCGCCGTCTGGCCCGAGCCCCAGGTCGCCGCCCTGGAGCGGTGGGTTCGAGACGGCGCCGTCTGGCCCGAGCCCCGGGCGGTCCGCAGGCAGAGGGCGGAGCGGCCCAGCCGTGTCGTTGCCCGGTCTCCCGCCGACCGGGAGTTGGCTGCCGGGCTGCAAGTCTGGCTGAAGGCCGACGCCATCCAGCTCAAGGAGGAGGAGAGGCTCAAGTCCTGGCAGGACGCTGGCGGCCGCGGCAATCATTGGAGGGTTTCCGCGGTGGAGGGGCTGTCGGGTGAAGCCGCGGCGCCGGAATGGATTGAGGAGAGCCGGGTGCACGGGAAGCCGGCCCTGAGATTCGACGGGAAAAGCCGGCTGGAGGGGCCCGATAGCCTCCTCTCCAGGGAGGCGAAATCGTCCGGGACCGTTTTTGCGGTGGCCCGCTTTGAATCGCCGGACAAGAGTGGCGAAGCCGACGGGAGCATCGCCACACCCGGCGACAACCGCCCCTGGATTGTCGCCAGGACCCGCCGCCCCGGGACCGCCAACGGTGCCGTTCGCTATTACCTCAACGGAAAGGAGTCGGACGGTTCTCCGGCGGTCCAATCCCTGTTGAACCAGGTTGCCTCAGGCCGGATCTCCTTCCGCGGGGACCTGGCGGAAGTGATCCTCTACGACACCGCCCGCACCGAAGCCGAGCAACGGTCGCTGGAGGCCTACCTGGGGGAAAAGTACGACATCCTGCTTCCCTGGAACCCGGAGGAGACGGTCGCCGAGTTCACCGAGGAAGAAAAGTATTTTTGGGCCTTCCAGCCCGTGACTCCCGGGGAGACTCCGGCAGTTCTGGAGCAGGCGTGGCCCCGCACCTGGCTGGACCGGTTCATCCTTGCCGGGCTGGAGGCCAAGGGTCTGCGGCCGGCTCCGCCCGCGGACCGCCGCACACTGATTCGCCGGCTCACCTTCAACCTGCTGGGTCTGCCGCCGGAACCCCGGGAGGTTGAAACCTTTGTCAATGATCCCTCGCCCCATGCCTACGCGAACCTGGTGGAGCGCCTGCTGGACTCTCCTCACTACGGCGAGCGCTGGGCCCGCCACTGGCTGGACGTGGTTCGCTATGCCGACACCACCGCCCATGACGGCAATTACATCATGCGCTTCGCCTACCGCTACCGCGATTACGTGGTGCGGGCCTTCAACCAGGACAAGCCCTACGATCGATTCATCCTGGAACAGCTTGCCGGCGACCTCCTTGCGGGAGACGCCGACTGGCGGGCCTTCCGAGACCGGATGGTAGCCACCGGATTCCTGGTGCTGGGTCCCAAGGCGCTGGCGGAGCAGGACAAGGAGAAGTTCCTGTTCGACGTGGCCGACGAGCAGATCGACGTCACGGGTCGCGCCTTCCTGGGCCTGACCCTGGCCTGCAGCCGCTGCCATGACCACAAGTTCGACCCCATTCCCACCGCCGACTATTATTCCCTGGCCGCCATCTTCAAGGGTACCCGGACCATGGCCGATCTGGAGTTCGCCTCCAAGTGGCAGGAATGGTCCCTGATGAGCGAGCTGCGGAAGCGCTACCCGGATCGCTTTCCCGCTCCCGTACCCAGCCTGGCTCCCCTGGGCGAGGCCAGCCAGTCCAGCACCAAGTGCGAGGCTACCGCGGACAAGGCCATCGACGGGGTCTTCAACAACCGCCAGGAGACCGGCGAGAGCGACGCCAGCCCTTGGTGGGAGGTGAAGTTGGCCGGAAGCGGTCCCATCGGCATGGTGGTCTTGTGGAACCGCGTGGATGCCGAATTCAAGCGCCTCTCCAACTTTCGGGTATCGGTGCTGACCGATGCGCGACAGGAAGTGTGGAATCAGGACTTTTTCCCGGAGGGTCCGGATGCCGAGGAGTTTCCGACCCCGGCCGAGGGGTTTCGCATCTGCCCGCCCCAGGGAACTACGGGCCGGATCGTGCGGGTGGAATTGCTGGGTCCCCGCGAAGAGGAGACCGCCTATCTGCATATGGCGGAAGTGGAAGTGTTTGCCGCCGGGGACTGTTCCAGGCCGCCCGCGGATCCGCTGACCGTAATGGCCGTCAAGGACGGGGGCTCGACACCCATGCGGATCATGGTGCGCGGAAACCACCGCAATCCCGGCAAGCTGGTGCCCCGTCGTTTTCTTCAGATTCTGGATGAGGGCCCAAACGGGATCGTAGACAGCGACCAGAGCGGCCGCCTGGAGCTGGCCCGGTTCATTGCCAGCCCTGACAACCCCCTGACGGCACGGGTGATGGTCAACCGGATCTGGCAGTGGCATTTCGGGACCGGCCTGGTGGCCAGCAGCGACAACTTCGGGACCCTGGGAGACCGGCCATCCCACCCGGAGCTGCTGGATCGACTGGCGGCCTATTTCGTGGAGTCGGGATGGTCCATCAAGCAGCTTCACCGGCTGATCCTGAACTCCAGCGCCTACCGGATGCAGAGCGGCGTCTCCAACCCGGCGGCCGAGGTTGCGGATGCCGGCAACCGCCTGCTCTGGAGGTTCCCGCGCCGCCGCCTGGAGGCAGAAGCCCTGCGCGATGCCATCCTGGCCCTCAGCGGCCGGCTGGACCGGACCATGGGCGGGTCCATCTTCGACTACAAGGGCAAGTCCGCGGTGGACGACTATTACCGCGGCCTGTTCTCGGCAGGGAAGGGGGGCTACGGCTTCGACGCCTATCGGAGCGGACGCCGCAGCCTCTACCTGCCGGTGGTGCGCAACCAGCTCTTCCCCATGTTCCAGCTCTTCGACTTTGCCGATTCCAACGCCGTCACCAGCAGGCGCGGCGACTCCACCGTGGCCCCCCAGGCCCTGTTCCTGATGAACAGTCCCTTCGTCATGGAGCAGGCTCGCCACTTCGCCGAAGACCTGCTCTCCCGGGAGACCGCCGATGACCGCGAGCGGGTGGATTTGGCCCATCGCAAGGTACTGGCTCGTCCCCCCTCCGACCATGAGACCCGGCAGGCGCTGGCCTACCTGGCAGCCTACCCTCGGGTTCAGGAGGCGGGCCAGGCCGAGGAAGCGGAGGCCCGGCGGGAGGCCTGGGCCAGTTATTGCCAGTTACTGTTCGGCCTCAACGAATTCATGTATATTGAGTGA
- a CDS encoding TonB-dependent receptor, producing the protein MPKTNPIYRLSRLTVILLQVVALQVFAQQTDSREEQTPSGQKEDESELLEVITEEIVVIGSRAKPRSVTKSMVPVDVISSQDFTSQGDADLSNLLRTLAPSYNVSTQPISDASTIVRPLSLRNLAPDHTLVLINGKRRHRAAVIHWGGGGPATGAQGPDLSVIPAIALRQVEVLRDGASAQYGSDAIAGVMNFQLKDAREGGTVEVRTGAYTAGDGESWSAAGNLGLPWGQFGFLNLSGEFTTSKPTDRSVQRADAAALISRGNTAVRDPAQIWGSPDIDDDVKLWANFGNVFGSTQFYGHANYATKKVTGGFFFRNPNTRSGVFSADGGQTLLIGDLLDASDGVLDGSAGCPEVRVVEHVPDPVALNRVFEEPDCFSFQERFPGGFTPQFGGETLDASLVGGFRGQTGNAINWDVSLGAGSNEADFFIFNTVNASLGPDSPTDFDPGKYTQRELSFNVDLSYALSRMTNLAGGFEWRNEQFEIGMGQLESFRIGPLAPQGFSATSNGFPGFSAIAAGKWNRSNYAVYGDVEFQGDDDAWTAGGALRFEDFEGFGGTLNGKVAARLRLFEGFSLRSSLSTGFRAPTPGQSNAFNVSTQFDLALMDLVNNGTIPSTSAVARLRGGSPLEPETSRNFALGGILERGPFTLTADLFRIDVDDRLTLTQLFSLRPEEVDDLVAEGVTSASNLQNFRFFTNDFSTRTAGLDVIATWTPPRLGGHTDFSLLLNRTDTKVTDFNPDTLSQRRLRSLEEDLPETRYSCTVKHRAREEKLRLLGRFSYYSSWFDFDNSHTSAGKHLLDLELAYSFKRNITLAIGGQNVFNTYPDENPIALNVGERYSESSPFGFNGAYYYARLSYSFGSAFK; encoded by the coding sequence ATGCCGAAAACCAACCCCATTTACCGCTTGTCAAGGCTGACTGTCATTCTGCTGCAGGTCGTGGCGCTACAGGTATTTGCTCAGCAGACCGACAGCCGGGAAGAACAAACTCCATCCGGACAGAAGGAAGACGAGTCTGAGCTCCTTGAAGTCATCACGGAGGAGATCGTCGTCATCGGCAGTCGCGCCAAGCCGCGTTCGGTCACGAAGTCAATGGTGCCGGTGGATGTGATCAGCTCCCAAGACTTCACCAGCCAGGGGGATGCCGACCTGAGCAACCTGCTGCGCACGCTGGCGCCGTCCTATAACGTCAGCACTCAGCCTATCAGCGACGCCTCCACCATCGTGCGACCGCTCAGCTTGCGCAATCTCGCCCCCGACCACACCCTGGTGCTGATCAACGGCAAACGGCGCCATCGTGCGGCCGTGATCCACTGGGGCGGCGGCGGTCCTGCTACCGGCGCCCAGGGTCCTGACCTTTCGGTGATTCCCGCCATCGCTCTACGCCAGGTCGAGGTGCTGCGTGACGGGGCTTCCGCTCAGTACGGTTCGGATGCCATTGCGGGTGTGATGAACTTCCAACTCAAGGACGCCCGGGAAGGCGGCACCGTCGAGGTCCGAACCGGCGCCTACACCGCCGGTGACGGCGAAAGCTGGAGCGCCGCCGGCAACCTGGGTCTGCCCTGGGGTCAGTTCGGCTTTCTCAATCTCAGCGGTGAGTTCACCACCAGCAAGCCGACCGACCGCAGCGTGCAGAGGGCCGATGCCGCGGCGCTGATTTCCCGGGGGAACACCGCAGTTCGCGATCCAGCCCAGATCTGGGGATCGCCCGACATTGACGACGATGTCAAGCTGTGGGCCAATTTCGGCAACGTGTTCGGAAGCACCCAGTTCTACGGTCATGCCAACTATGCCACCAAGAAAGTTACCGGCGGTTTCTTCTTTCGCAACCCCAATACCCGAAGTGGCGTTTTCAGCGCCGATGGCGGCCAGACACTCCTCATCGGCGACCTGCTGGACGCCAGCGACGGCGTGCTCGACGGTTCGGCCGGCTGCCCCGAGGTTCGCGTCGTCGAGCACGTGCCGGATCCGGTAGCGCTGAATAGGGTCTTCGAAGAACCCGACTGCTTCTCCTTCCAGGAGCGCTTTCCCGGCGGATTCACGCCTCAGTTCGGGGGAGAAACGCTGGATGCCTCGCTGGTGGGCGGCTTCCGCGGCCAGACCGGGAACGCCATCAACTGGGACGTCAGCCTCGGCGCCGGCAGCAACGAAGCCGACTTCTTCATCTTCAACACGGTGAATGCTTCGCTCGGACCCGACTCGCCCACTGACTTCGACCCCGGCAAGTACACCCAAAGGGAACTGAGCTTCAATGTCGACCTCTCCTACGCGCTGAGCCGAATGACCAACCTGGCCGGCGGATTCGAATGGCGCAATGAGCAGTTCGAGATCGGCATGGGCCAGCTCGAATCGTTCCGGATCGGCCCCCTTGCTCCGCAGGGATTCAGTGCTACCTCTAACGGCTTTCCCGGATTCAGCGCCATTGCGGCCGGCAAATGGAATCGATCCAACTACGCCGTCTACGGAGACGTCGAGTTCCAGGGAGACGACGATGCCTGGACCGCCGGCGGCGCGCTGCGTTTTGAGGATTTCGAGGGCTTTGGCGGCACCTTGAACGGCAAGGTCGCGGCTCGTCTCCGACTGTTCGAGGGCTTCTCCCTGCGCAGCAGTCTGAGCACCGGCTTTCGCGCTCCCACGCCAGGACAGTCGAACGCATTCAACGTGTCGACCCAATTCGATCTTGCGCTCATGGACCTGGTCAACAATGGAACCATTCCCTCGACTTCCGCGGTCGCCAGGTTGAGAGGCGGCAGTCCCCTGGAACCGGAGACGTCGCGGAATTTCGCCCTTGGCGGAATCCTGGAGCGGGGGCCGTTCACACTGACCGCGGACCTCTTCCGCATCGACGTGGATGATCGACTGACCTTGACCCAGCTCTTCAGTTTGAGGCCGGAGGAAGTTGACGACCTGGTTGCCGAAGGAGTCACCAGCGCCTCCAATCTGCAAAACTTCCGCTTTTTCACCAACGACTTCTCAACCAGGACGGCGGGACTGGATGTGATTGCGACCTGGACCCCGCCGCGGCTGGGCGGACACACCGACTTCAGCTTACTGCTGAACCGCACCGATACGAAGGTGACGGACTTCAATCCCGACACCCTCAGCCAAAGGCGGCTTCGCTCCCTGGAGGAAGACCTTCCGGAGACCCGGTACAGCTGCACCGTCAAACACAGGGCACGGGAGGAAAAACTGCGGCTTCTCGGCAGGTTCAGCTACTACAGCAGTTGGTTCGACTTCGACAACTCACACACCTCCGCGGGGAAACACCTGCTGGATCTGGAGTTGGCCTACTCCTTCAAACGGAACATCACCCTTGCAATCGGCGGCCAAAACGTCTTCAACACCTACCCGGATGAAAACCCGATCGCACTGAACGTCGGCGAACGGTACAGCGAGTCCTCCCCCTTCGGATTCAACGGCGCCTACTACTACGCTCGTCTCAGTTATTCCTTCGGTTCCGCTTTCAAGTAG
- a CDS encoding DUF1501 domain-containing protein: MNDPSASHPARLPGPLPRRDLLRRAACGFGYLAFAGLSSLEARAARAPSRDLNPLSPKPTHFRPRAKRVIFLFLHGGVSHIDTFDPKPKLTQMHGKPLPFPKPEITFAETGNLLKSPWEFRQYGECGQPVSELFPHIGTCVDDLCMIHSMVGDFVSHGGAALQLHTGDGNLIRPSMGSWILYGLGTDNRNLPGFINISPPYIHGGGQNFGSAFLPAVYQGTGIGDGATQFVEGEIPNLKGGGRDVAVQRRQLDLMGAWNRRHLASTAYDARLEARIQAFELAFRMQRHAPEALDFSRESKSTLDLYGIGVEPTDEYGRQCLLARRLAERGVRFVQVSHSYPRNYWDQHSKLREGHEKNSRKVDKPIAGLLKDLKGRGMLEDTLVIFGTEFGRSPAVQGDDGRDHNPTGFTIWMAGGGVKPGIRYGATDEFGWYAVENKMTFNDFHATVLHLMGLDHTRLTYRHAGRDFRLTDVAGEVPQEILL, from the coding sequence ATGAATGACCCTTCGGCATCGCACCCGGCTCGCCTTCCCGGACCGCTTCCCCGGCGCGATCTCCTGCGTCGGGCCGCCTGCGGCTTCGGCTACCTGGCCTTCGCCGGGTTGTCCTCGCTGGAGGCCCGGGCTGCACGGGCGCCATCCAGGGATCTCAATCCTCTCAGTCCCAAGCCAACCCATTTTCGGCCCCGGGCCAAGCGGGTCATCTTCCTCTTCCTGCACGGCGGAGTCTCCCACATCGATACTTTCGATCCCAAACCCAAGCTGACCCAGATGCACGGCAAGCCCTTGCCCTTCCCCAAGCCCGAGATCACCTTTGCCGAGACCGGGAACCTGTTGAAGTCTCCCTGGGAATTCCGACAGTACGGGGAATGCGGCCAACCGGTGAGCGAGCTCTTCCCTCATATCGGCACCTGCGTGGATGACCTGTGCATGATCCATTCCATGGTTGGCGACTTCGTCTCTCACGGCGGCGCCGCCCTGCAACTCCACACGGGGGACGGGAATCTGATCCGGCCAAGCATGGGATCCTGGATTCTCTACGGCCTGGGAACCGACAACCGGAACCTGCCCGGGTTCATCAATATCTCGCCTCCCTACATCCATGGCGGGGGCCAGAATTTCGGGTCGGCCTTTCTGCCCGCCGTCTACCAGGGAACGGGGATCGGCGATGGCGCCACCCAGTTCGTCGAGGGGGAAATACCCAACCTGAAGGGCGGGGGCAGAGACGTGGCGGTGCAACGCCGGCAACTCGACCTCATGGGGGCCTGGAACCGGCGCCATCTTGCCTCGACCGCCTACGACGCCCGGCTGGAAGCCCGCATCCAGGCCTTCGAGCTGGCCTTCCGCATGCAGCGCCATGCTCCCGAAGCCCTGGATTTCTCCAGGGAGTCGAAGAGCACCCTGGATCTCTACGGCATCGGGGTGGAGCCCACCGACGAGTATGGGCGCCAGTGCCTGCTGGCCCGTCGCCTGGCGGAGCGGGGAGTGCGCTTCGTGCAGGTTTCCCACAGCTATCCCAGAAACTACTGGGATCAGCATTCCAAGTTGCGCGAGGGCCACGAAAAGAACTCCCGCAAGGTCGACAAACCCATTGCAGGACTGCTCAAGGATCTCAAGGGCCGGGGAATGCTGGAGGACACCCTGGTGATCTTCGGCACCGAGTTCGGGCGCTCACCCGCGGTGCAGGGGGATGACGGGCGCGACCACAACCCCACCGGGTTCACCATCTGGATGGCGGGCGGCGGGGTCAAGCCCGGGATTCGCTACGGCGCCACCGACGAGTTCGGATGGTATGCCGTGGAAAACAAGATGACCTTCAACGATTTCCATGCCACCGTGCTCCACCTGATGGGCCTGGACCACACCAGGCTCACCTACCGCCACGCCGGGCGCGATTTCCGCCTCACCGATGTCGCCGGCGAGGTACCGCAGGAAATCCTTCTCTAA